The nucleotide sequence tttggaacactcatcCTGAAACAGGATGGCTTCATCAGATTGCTTCTCTCAAGGCTCATGAAACCCTacacaaaaagaagcagaaagtttTTAAGAGACAGAGGGGATATATTAAGgtaggaaacaaggccttctaatcACAATAGGacaaacatacatgaaaataCAGTCTATTACAGTACACACAGGTCCTCTAAGTGTTGGAACCAGATGAATTCCTAGAACTGAGAGTGAAGTAGACATACCCTTCTATTGGTATCTTAGTGCCTTTCTTCAATTGATTAACACTTGCAAATTAAGATTTAGTTTTTTTCCAATGGGCTCACACTGGGAAAACAAGCTTCTCTTAAGGGTGGATAAGTTCAACAGGAGGTGCACCTACAGAAAATAAGGTCAAGTTTGAAGAGTCCTTAACTTTTAATGCCTGCCAAGGTCCTTTGATTTTACgacttttcaattttttctttaattttttcttttctttttaaccttcACTAACTATGAGCATTGGTCAGAggttccagttttttttttgtttttttgttttttggttttttgagacagggtttctctgtggttttagagcctgtcctggaactagctcttgtagaccaggctggtctcgaactcacagagatccgcctgcctctgcctcccgagtgctgggattaaaggcgtgcgccaccaccgcccggcagaggTTCCAGTTTTGTTCTTACACAGGAACAAGTAAATCttagccttttaaaaaatttcttccttgtacttttcttgggttcttttacttctgttttgtCCTATCCTGAggagtttgattttgttttattacattaattaagtattttaattatattattataattattccaTAAAGCTTTTTACAAATCAAGAACGAAAGGAGGTGAATCAAGATTGGAGGGGTGGTtcaaaggaaatggaaggggtaaagcaaatggaaacaataatcagaatatattaaatgaaaacaaaatcttcaaTAAAGGGAAAAATTCCTAGATTTTCTAGGTTTCTACTCATTGACTATAGATTCAAATGATAACACTTGGTTATGTCAACTTAATGCATATAGGCACCTTCATTTCTGATCAaagtatatctatatctatattaatttatatctatatctatatattcttcaGATTAAAGCACTGATAAACTGATCAGACTTCCTACCAGGTGATACTTGTAATTCTTTCTAGCATATTCCATAGCATCATTTCCCGTTACTTTATATCCAGTTGTACCAAGATTTCAGTGATTTCTTGTGCAGATTATGACatcatatttttctcttataGACATTTCATTAGCTAGCCCCAATTTCCTGACTGATTCTGCCCCAATGAATGGAAGTGGGTCAACCCTGGGAAATGAAAAGTAGTAACTGACTTCTCTTTTTGTAAAAGAACCCAGAGAAAACAACTCCAATGAGACAAAACTCAGTAGAGCTTGGTGTTCCTTGAACAGTCCCTCCCAGTCAGCCTTCAGGGATCATGAAAATGTAACAGGCTCCATAAACACTTCTAGCCTTTGGAGAAATGGACATTCATGGTGTTAATTGgcaaatggataaggaaatgtttCAGCAAAGTCCTTGGCTCCCAAAGCTATCATAGTCATTACAACTACAAGTGAGAAGTTTGTAGTTCTGAAGGGAGGTGAGGTCATCAAGTTGTGATCCTTTATCTCAATGTCGGGTTGCCTACTACTTACACAGTGCTGGATGTTATATCAGGAGCTGCACCCTAATTTGAAGATTTGCAGAAGAAAAGAGTCAAGTGATCTTCATGTGTTTTAatctggaaggcagagaaaacaaagaagggaGATCTGGTAAGTGCTCATGTCTGGAAAAAAATGTTCTGGGTAGAAATAGTGCAGTGTGAATCTTAACAAAGAGGAAGGCTTTCTGGGCTATAAACAGAAGTACTGAGGTGAACACTTTCCCTGGCTTTGTGATAATACCTGATgtgtaaaaataatgtaaaaaaaatctctgccAGATTATTGTTGAATCATTCCAGTGATAATGAATCTAACTTCAAGTGTGATGGAGGATGATAGTAATAACGTTTTTTCCGATTCCAATTTCTCATACTTTACATGAATCAGATTGTAAATTCTCAAAATGACAAACATAGATTATGGTATAAAATCTTAAAGTGTATAATGATTATCAAAGTAGTCTCCTCCTGAGGAGGAACTGCAATCTGGACTTGCCTCTGGGTGAAATACATTTCTAGGCAGCACTCCATCTTTGACTGGTGTGGAGCTTGTTGTATCTGAGACTCAGTGCTATGACCTGAGGCTGCCTTCCTTCTTGAACTTTGGAACATGGGGCTGAAGGGGAAGTGACATTTTTAATTGTGAATCTTGCAAACGACTTATCTGGAACAATCCATCTCCTgttttttcttctggtttagtGATACTCGAATTGTATGCCCACCTTAAGTTTCAACTTCTAATTTTGATAGTTGAAATTGTTGGAACCCATAATTTGAGTGTAAAGGCAGAGTCTTAAACACGGGGATGTCTCCACAGCTCATATTTTCTTGTGTGCTTAAAGGTACAAGTACATATTTTACATTCTTTTAGTCTATGTATATTTTGTAGTCAAATGCAATTTACAATTTGGATTTATTACTTCCAGCTTGATAAACATTGATAAAATCATTTGTAAgactcattttaaaatggcagAATTTAATGCTTTTctgtttatatacatgtgtgcatttgtatgtgtgtaaatatatatgtgtgtttgtgtctgtgtttatgtatgtgtgtatgtatgtataggttAACTGTGAGTTCAGTAGAACTATCTCTTAAGTGTTCTGTTGGACTTAGATAATTTAACCTTGTTTGTTATTGAATTAGTATTTTAACAACCTGAAACTCTTTCAGCAAGCTGAACTGGGTAATCAGAGATCTCCAGCCAATCACCTATGTCTACTTTTCTGGTGCTATCTACAATACAGTAGTTATGTTTTTATGTGAGATATGAGAACATAGATCCTTCTACCTATACTCTAAGCAGTTTACCACCGTAGCTCTCTGCCTACCATGGCAATAAGTTAGTTTCTATGTCATAGAATTGTTTCATacattagttttcttatttcattgCTGATTATGAATCGTGAACAAGTCTCATAAAAGAAATGCTGTTCAAAATTCTTCATTTGAgaatttttcttatgttttactAGCAACAATCATAAACACAAGTCTGCTGCAAAAAATGAATATTGGGTATATCTTGCATTCATGAAATCCAAATTGGACACAGATTGTTTCTGTAGGActaaattgaatttttatatgATGTCAATACAGGgtagaatagaaataaaatttatagcaatatgagattttaaaatgtgtctgaTGTAGCACTGCTAAATAAAACACTAGGTGCCTCTTTGCGGAAGCAGACAGGCTGTATTCTCATTTTTCAAGTGTCCAAACAGCTCCGAAtgacctatttttttctttaggcaGTCATCCACAAGGTTTTTCTCAGTTTTTGTCTTGGCAGTGAGGGGAACTACATTGTAAACATCAGATTTCTATGCAAATCACCAGAGGTCCCAGAGGAGAAGTATTGTAACACAGATTAATAAACGGCCATCTCTGTTTGCAGTTCAGTTTAACTCCAGGAATACTAAGTGCAATTAAATTGTCAGTAAGTCCTCTTATATGAGAAAAGTTTATTTCAGATGTATTAAATTTGATCACACTGCCTATGGCTGAAAatttttatggctttgaagacaAATGTCATTCCCTGGAAACTGGCAAGTTACCTGCAGGAGTTGGCAAACAGGAATGCTTCACACCTGCCTGGGTGACAATGTTTTCCTATGTGCTCCCTCTTCCACTGTTCTATTTGTTCTATACACCGAATGAGCATTCAGGTTCTTAAATATGGTGCATTGCATTCCTAGTCCTTGCCTTTCAAGGCTTTAGCAGCTGAGTTTGGAGAATTTTCCGTGACTTTGAATATTTTCTCTGTCCCGACAGATTTTACATGTTAAAACACCATCCTAAGCCAGTATGTCCAGTACCTCAGTAAACTAAGTACTCAAGGGAGGTGGAACCGAAGATGTTGGCAAGTGTACTGCTTTTCTGAACTCCTCTCTATAGGGCTCTGTAGGTTCTTGAAAATGCCcttctttgtataattttatctaaaataaaagctaaataattttaaaatgccacAAAGATTCAGGATAGTTTTCCAATATGTGTTATGATGAAGTCACAGTATTCATCAAGTTATTATTCATGAGTGCTTTTACTGGGATCATGATCTGGACCTGTAGCTCTATGATTTTCATTTGGTAGAGAACACACTTTATATTAATTATGTTCAAGTTATCACTAACAAAActtctttctgttactgtgaaaggtaattatatttctttttctagaaaacaaagaaataaaacacacaatgCCAAGGCCACTGGAATTTACAAGTGAAAATCAACCTAGTGTATAGCACATTCATCAAGAAACTGAAGTTGACTGAATATGATAATCCCAGAAATACAAAGGTCAAGGGAGGAGTTTCAAGAAGTTCCATGCCAGTTAAGATTAACAGAAGGAAACCTTGTCTGCACTTCTCTCCTTTATGAAATAGATAGAACACAGTGACAACTAAATATTTTTTCACTTCTAAGTCAGTGCATTAGTCATAGAACTTTGTTTCGTTCTTGGTAGGATAGAACTGTGGAGACATGGGTTCATGTCAGTGTTGCCCTGTAAGAGACTGGGTCACTGATGACCTGCTTTTATATTTGCCTGAATGGATGTATGTCATATAAACTTCAATTTATCCTAGAATTTGGTCTTTTCTAATGAATTTTTGTGTATGCTGCTACACAGCACAGCTCTGTGAATATCAGAAGAGGCAGTCTATTcaattttgtttgattattttgattcagggtctcactatgtagttctgactgtcctggaattattatgtagattaggctggccttgaactcacaatgccCTACCTATCTTTACATCCTGGGTTCAAGGATTAACACATTTATTACCATGTTTAATTTAGGTAGTGTATTCTCAAAGAATGCATTCAGAGGTCCTTGGTTAGACGTCACTTCtttcacacatattttaaaatttgtctttgaAGATGTTTACACAAGAGTGAGATTGTGCACAAGCAAATGGCCATCGACTCCAGCAAAAACATTTGAGCCAACGGGAATACCATCAACAGTGTGTCACATATGTAACTTATCCTTATTCTTATCAATGACTGGTGTTTCAAGCCAGTTTTATTTTGGATTTCTGCTACTACATTATCACATCTGGCAACAGATCTAATTAGAATACTGGACATTCcctgtttatttcatatttaatgtGATTGGTTATAAATTTCATGAGTTTACCAAACAGAACATatacctttttttctcttccctgaaCCTAGTGAATAATTCTGAATGTGCTTGTAAAATCTGGTGAGCTCTATCTCTTAATTTAACATTATGTAGCTCATCATTTTACCCCCAGGATTAGAGTATTTTATactatattgtaaatattttttcatacaagaatttagaaacatttactttgttgaggtAAAATGTACATTGTTTAAGCTGAAATGTTGCATGACATGGATAGCATGGAAGTTTTTGCATTTGAAGCTGCAGATCGAAGTCTGTTTTCCAGCAATATGATGAATAAGGAACAGTTTATTCTGGGATCTAGAAGTGAGCATTCTTTCCACTTGAACTGAATTGCTGATTGCTTCATCATTGAATTATGGTCTTATTTCTAATGCTGAACATTTTAAGAAACTCACTCCATAAACATGAAAACTGTAGACTTCAACAATTTCAATGAAAGTTATTACAGATGGCATGTTGTTTTGAGACTCTCTTGTTAACTTATAAACTCTGCATTTTCAATCTTGAACTTGGTTGTGTGTCCTCCAAGAGGTCAGAAAATTTCATGATTTGCATAACTTGCATGACTTGGCTCAGGgacataattatcaaaatttaaaagaagaaatgctgAATGACAGAATGGACTCAAGGACCTTGGCAGTAGGTATAGTGCTTTTACTTCAGAGTACACTTGGAATTCTAGGAAACgtatcttttcttttctactaCTTACTCATTTACTATCATGAACACAAGTTAAAGACTGTAGACTTAATTCTTGCACATGTGTTCATAGCCAACTCCTTGGCCATTCTTTCTAAAGGAGTGCCccaaatattaaaagttttttcATGGAAACATTTCTTCAATGATGTTTCATGTGAACTTATTTTATATGTTCTCAGACTGAGCAGGAGCATGTCCATCAGTATCACCTGCATCTTGAGTATCTTCCAGGCCATTACTATCAGTCCTATTGACTCCTATTGGAAAGGTATTAAATTCAAAGTACCAAAatatgtttgttgttttatttgcatCCTCTGGATCCTGAACATAGTAGTAAATATCGTTTTCCCCATGTGTGCATCTACCAAAAGATATAGCAAAAATAAGACACAAAAGAGAGATTTTGAATTCTGTTCCTATCTTAGTCGTGACATAATAGTAGATTCACTGTTCACAGCATTTTGGGTGTTCCCTgaagttttattttctatactCATTGTATGTTCCAGCATCTCCATGATTGTCATACTTTACGGGCACAAGAAGAGGGTTCAACATATACTCAGTACTCATACCTCCCCGAGAATCTCTCCTGAATCCAGAGCCAGACAGGCCATTTTGGTCTTGGTTTGCACCTTTATAGCTTTTTATACCCTCTCCTCCATTTTGCATGGCTACATTGCTCTTTCTCATAATTTAAATTGGTGGTTATTAAATATCACAGTcatcatttctctgtgttttcctacTTTAAGCCCCTATATAATAAGTCATGATTCTATTATTTCCAGATTTTGCTTTTTTctagattaaaatataaaactgaagTAATTTTATCATAATTATGTAAATTGTATCATTGCAATGTTGTACATCTAAAAGTTTAGGCATCCCACATCCTGCAAAATATCAGTCAAATAATTTATAGTATTATTTTAATGGCAAGATTATAACacagaataataataacataTCCTTCATTATAGACTATGGCCAGGTTAACCACAGATTTTCACCCACGTTAACTATTGTAGTTACAAACTTTTCACGGAGTGGCCTTATATCCTACCATAATGTGTTTGGTTACTTCTGCCATATTTCCTCCAGTGTTGTATAAGTGAGCCTACGTTATCAGTCCAGTATTTTATTGTAGCTTTCATAGTTCACTGGGTGATATTGATCCGGGTTTTGTACAATAGAGGACATAGCACCTTGTAGCTGTACAAAATCTGCCCAGTAGAGATGCATCTTCCTAGTCAGTATATGTTAGATTTAGTATTTTACGACTCAAATATTTTACAGTCATATATTTGAACTTACAGTTATTGTATGACAGCATACACAAGACCTGTGAAAGTCAGAAAACATAATATCTGTGTGATCATGGAGGAGAGACACATTAGGTATGGTCCTGGAAGCAGTGTGGTTGTTGGACATCAGTGTGGACATTTGCAACTCTTTTGTGGTAACACAGCCTGACCCTGGCTACAATAGGGAAACGGACCCAGACAGAGCACTTGGCTGCAGTTTGGCCTGATATCACTATTAACCTGGAGTCAGCTCAGCTCTTGGACATCAAGAAATCCTCAGGTGTGTATCCAGATCAAGGACAACTGTATGGCTTTGTGGGTATCATGAAAaaaggacatcaacacagacttcAGCTGCAATAGGTTCACAGAACCACACATGGTTTTCAGCGGCATcacaaaaaaataacacatttttccAGGTGACAACATAGGCCACACGTATCAGCCAATTCCCTACCTCTGCTTCAGTCTCACTTCTCTCCACAGTACATGAACTTATTCTTTCCCATTTTCTACTACAAACCTTTCATCTTAGAGGTATGCCCCTGCGGAGGCCTTAGTTCCCTCGGTTGACCTGTGGGTGGCTTCTACCTGTACCGGATATCAGATTATTAAGAGAACAGAGCAACCATATCACCAAGAAAATATTGACACAAATACTGAAATCTATGAAGATATGAAGTGCAAAAATTCAGCAACAAAAAGGATAATATCCTCACATATACTTTATACAGAAAAAGTCTACAGAACAAACAGATCGCATGCAAAGGACA is from Microtus pennsylvanicus isolate mMicPen1 chromosome 1, mMicPen1.hap1, whole genome shotgun sequence and encodes:
- the LOC142837661 gene encoding vomeronasal type-1 receptor 4-like, translating into MDSRTLAVGIVLLLQSTLGILGNVSFLFYYLLIYYHEHKLKTVDLILAHVFIANSLAILSKGVPQILKVFSWKHFFNDVSCELILYVLRLSRSMSISITCILSIFQAITISPIDSYWKGIKFKVPKYVCCFICILWILNIVVNIVFPMCASTKRYSKNKTQKRDFEFCSYLSRDIIVDSLFTAFWVFPEVLFSILIVCSSISMIVILYGHKKRVQHILSTHTSPRISPESRARQAILVLVCTFIAFYTLSSILHGYIALSHNLNWWLLNITVIISLCFPTLSPYIISHDSIISRFCFFLD